Proteins encoded in a region of the Homo sapiens chromosome 20, GRCh38.p14 Primary Assembly genome:
- the TMEM74B gene encoding transmembrane protein 74B isoform 1 (isoform 1 is encoded by transcript variant 1): MPPAQGYEFAAAKGPRDELGPSFPMASPPGLELKTLSNGPQAPRRSAPLGPVAPTREGVENACFSSEEHETHFQNPGNTRLGSSPSPPGGVSSLPRSQRDDLSLHSEEGPALEPVSRPVDYGFVSALVFLVSGILLVVTAYAIPREARVNPDTVTAREMERLEMYYARLGSHLDRCIIAGLGLLTVGGMLLSVLLMVSLCKGELYRRRTFVPGKGSRKTYGSINLRMRQLNGDGGQALVENEVVQVSETSHTLQRS; the protein is encoded by the exons ATGCCACCAGCACAGGGGTATGAGTTTGCAG ctGCCAAGGGGCCAAGGGATGAGCTGGGGCCCTCCTTCCCAATGGCATCTCCCCCTGGTCTGGAACTGAAGACACTGAGCAATGGTCCCCAAGCCCCAAGGAGATCAGCTCCCCTGGGCCCAGTGGCCCCAACCAGGGAGGGTGTGGAGAATGCCTGCTTCTCCTCAGAGGAGCATGAGACCCATTTCCAGAACCCTGGGAACACGAGACTGGGCAGCTCACCCAGTCCCCCTGGGGGTGTCTCCTCACTGCCCCGATCCCAGCGGGATGATCTGTCCCTTCATTCAGAGGAGGGGCCAGCCCTGGAGCCCGTGAGCCGCCCGGTGGATTATGGCTTTGTTTCCGCCCTCGTTTTCCTGGTGAGTGGGATTCTTCTGGTGGTGACAGCATACGCCATCCCCCGTGAGGCTCGAGTCAATCCGGACACAGTGACAGCGCGGGAGATGGAACGACTGGAGATGTACTACGCCCGCCTAGGCTCCCACCTGGACAGGTGCATCATCGCAGGCCTCGGGCTGCTCACGGTGGGCGGCATGCTCTTGTCGGTGCTGCTCATGGTCTCCCTGTGCAAGGGCGAGCTGTACCGCCGGAGGACCTTCGTCCCCGGCAAGGGCTCCAGGAAGACCTACGGCTCCATTAACCTGCGCATGAGACAGCTCAATGGGGATGGGGGCCAGGCCCTGGTGGAGAATGAAGTTGTCCAGGTCTCAGAGACTAGCCACACCCTCCAGAGGTCTTAA
- the TMEM74B gene encoding transmembrane protein 74B isoform 2 (isoform 2 is encoded by transcript variant 4), with the protein MASPPGLELKTLSNGPQAPRRSAPLGPVAPTREGVENACFSSEEHETHFQNPGNTRLGSSPSPPGGVSSLPRSQRDDLSLHSEEGPALEPVSRPVDYGFVSALVFLVSGILLVVTAYAIPREARVNPDTVTAREMERLEMYYARLGSHLDRCIIAGLGLLTVGGMLLSVLLMVSLCKGELYRRRTFVPGKGSRKTYGSINLRMRQLNGDGGQALVENEVVQVSETSHTLQRS; encoded by the coding sequence ATGGCATCTCCCCCTGGTCTGGAACTGAAGACACTGAGCAATGGTCCCCAAGCCCCAAGGAGATCAGCTCCCCTGGGCCCAGTGGCCCCAACCAGGGAGGGTGTGGAGAATGCCTGCTTCTCCTCAGAGGAGCATGAGACCCATTTCCAGAACCCTGGGAACACGAGACTGGGCAGCTCACCCAGTCCCCCTGGGGGTGTCTCCTCACTGCCCCGATCCCAGCGGGATGATCTGTCCCTTCATTCAGAGGAGGGGCCAGCCCTGGAGCCCGTGAGCCGCCCGGTGGATTATGGCTTTGTTTCCGCCCTCGTTTTCCTGGTGAGTGGGATTCTTCTGGTGGTGACAGCATACGCCATCCCCCGTGAGGCTCGAGTCAATCCGGACACAGTGACAGCGCGGGAGATGGAACGACTGGAGATGTACTACGCCCGCCTAGGCTCCCACCTGGACAGGTGCATCATCGCAGGCCTCGGGCTGCTCACGGTGGGCGGCATGCTCTTGTCGGTGCTGCTCATGGTCTCCCTGTGCAAGGGCGAGCTGTACCGCCGGAGGACCTTCGTCCCCGGCAAGGGCTCCAGGAAGACCTACGGCTCCATTAACCTGCGCATGAGACAGCTCAATGGGGATGGGGGCCAGGCCCTGGTGGAGAATGAAGTTGTCCAGGTCTCAGAGACTAGCCACACCCTCCAGAGGTCTTAA